Proteins from one Triticum aestivum cultivar Chinese Spring chromosome 7A, IWGSC CS RefSeq v2.1, whole genome shotgun sequence genomic window:
- the LOC123149479 gene encoding lysosomal Pro-X carboxypeptidase-like encodes MAASSHSAVILVLLFLLLVVAFVPAPAAAVSPSKRPTHQPPSFPAGISTLRQLAASSSSGYATAAKPFTAQYFLQELDHFTFTPNSSRVFSQKYLLNDTFWRRKPTVGPLFVYMGGEANIEWLATTTGFMFDIAPEFGALIVFIEHRFYGESKPFGNDSYKSTDMLGYLTSTQALADFAILITSLKQNMSIVDAPVVVFGGSYGGMLASWFRLKYPHVAMGAVASSAPILHFDDITPWSSFHDTVSQDFKSESLNCFSVIKAVWDVLDKRGSNDTGLLELSKTFRACKTVQFIYSLSSWLRTAFIHTAVMDYPTPANFLTNLPAYPVREMCKIIDSFPAGADVIDKAFAAASMYYNYTGDQKCFQVEGGDDDPHGFKGWGWQACTEMVMPMTVSNESMFPPSSFSYEKTSENCLAGYKVLPRMHWITSEYGGHKIDKVLKRFGSNIIFSNGMRDPWSGGGVLKNISSSIIALVTEKGAHHLDLRSATKDDPDWIVEQRRQEVEIIHGWIDQYNKDIAQM; translated from the exons ATGGCGGCCTCCTCCCACTCCGCCGTCATCTTGGTGCTGctgttcctcctcctcgtcgtggcGTTCGTGCCCGCACCGGCAGCAGCAGTGAGCCCCTCCAAGCGCCCCACCCATCAGCCTCCCTCTTTCCCTGCCGGAATCTCTACCCTGCGGCAGCTGGCTGCAAGCTCGAGCAGCGGGTACGCCACTGCGGCGAAGCCGTTCACGGCGCAGTACTTCCTGCAGGAGCTGGACCACTTCACCTTCACGCCCAACTCCTCCCGCGTCTTCTCCCAGAAGTACCTCCTCAACGACACCTTCTGGCGGCGGAAGCCCACCGTCGGGCCGCTGTTTGTGTACATGGGCGGCGAGGCCAACATTGAGTGGTTGGCCACCACCACCGGCTTCATGTTCGACATCGCGCCAGAGTTCGGGGCTCTCATCGTCTTCATCGAG CATCGGTTCTACGGGGAGTCAAAGCCGTTCGGGAATGACTCATACAAGTCAACTGACATGCTGGGCTACCTGACGTCCACACAGGCGCTCGCTGACTTTGCCATCCTCATCACCAGTCTCAAGCAGAACATGTCCATTGTTGATGCCcccgtcgtcgtcttcggcggctcTTACGGCGGCA TGTTGGCTTCATGGTTCAGGTTAAAGTATCCCCATGTCGCCATGGGAGCCGTGGCGTCCTCTGCACCCATCCTGCACTTCGATGACATCACCCCGTGGTCAAGCTTCCATGACACCGTCTCACAGGACTTCAAG TCCGAGAGCCTGAATTGCTTCAGTGTCATCAAGGCAGTCTGGGATGTGCTAGATAAAAGGGGATCCAACGACACTGGGCTCTTGGAGCTCAGCAAAACCTTCAGGGCCTGCAA GACCGTGCAGTTCATTTATTCGCTGAGCAGCTGGCTACGGACAGCGTTCATCCACACAGCCGTGATGGACTATCCAACCCCAGCAAATTTCTTGACGAATCTGCCTGCTTACCCAGTCAGGGAG ATGTGCAAGATCATTGATTCTTTTCCTGCGGGAGCCGACGTCATCGACAAGGCTTTCGCTGCGGCGAGCATGTACTACAATTACACAGGCGACCAGAAATGCTTCCAGGTGGAGGGTGGCGATGATGACCCTCATGGCTTCAAAGGATGGGGCTGGCAG GCCTGCACAGAGATGGTCATGCCGATGACGGTGTCGAACGAGAGCATGTTCCCACCATCCAGCTTCAGTTACGAGAAGACGTCCGAGAACTGCCTCGCGGGCTACAAAGTTCTTCCGAGGATGCACTGGATCACTTCTGAATATGGTGGCCAT AAAATTGACAAGGTTCTCAAGAGGTTTGGGAGCAACATCATCTTCTCCAATGGGATGCGAGACCCGTGGAGTGGAGGCGG GGTACTCAAGAACATATCATCCAGCATCATTGCTCTTGTCACGGAGAAAG GGGCCCATCATTTGGACCTCAGATCTGCAACCAAGGATGATCCAGACTGGATTGTAGAACAAAGGAGACAGGAAGTTGAGAtcatacatggatggatagaccagTATAACAAGGACATTGCACAGATGTAG